Proteins encoded by one window of Aspergillus chevalieri M1 DNA, chromosome 6, nearly complete sequence:
- a CDS encoding uncharacterized protein (COG:S;~EggNog:ENOG410PMWZ): MVRLSTRQMPWRPCGSGSSSRGWLPPSTGSHGLRTFGKRIQNTTTSLGYIYWSDDQQTLSYKELHLTMAGLRGFVRTQVELAQVELEGLFLLHEEETREAVVPRLALVELADDPTNNRRGWNFLQDHRTRAALPTTGEQWLMDRVVATDWLRAEWVGVRPHDHQVMWHTTVVDAYLGQVDQFLERLLLLMHLTAGQPARATELLGIRHSNTVCGQHRNLFIEHGVVSLVTAYHKGYSMTGSTKIIHRYLPAEVSELVVYYLWLILPFARAVQALAHGTRQARSPFLWPRGPNLAAGAWDSGRLRGVLQREAHIHLQTKLNVISWRHAAIAISRAHLQCGGFKRDYSADDGLIDQQAGHGSWAAGTVYARGLQEAPGHIQARRVQYRAISREWHAFLGFQVSLGPRKRGWGEGKGEEPAAKRQRQQQPYVTVEMKEN, translated from the coding sequence ATGGTCAGGTTGAGCACCCGGCAGATGCCCTGGAGGCCATGCGGGAGCGGTTCCTCCTCCCGGGGGTGGCTGCCCCCTTCAACTGGCTCACACGGGCTGCGCACGTTTGGCAAGCGCATCcagaacaccaccaccagtctgGGATATATCTACTGGAGCGATGACCAGCAGACCCTGAGCTACAAGGAACTGCACCTGACCATGGCGGGCCTGCGGGGCTTCGTGCGCACCCAGGTGGAGCTGGCCCAGGTGGAGCTGGAGGGGCTGTTCCTGCTGCATGAGGAGGAGACCCGggaggcggtggtgccgCGCCTGGCCCTGGTGGAGCTGGCAGACGACCCGACCAACAACCGGCGTGGATGGAACTTCCTGCAGGACCACCGCACCCGTGCAGCGCTGCCCACCACAGGAGAGCAATGGCTGATGGACCGGGTGGTGGCCACCGACTGGCTGCGGGCTGAGTGGGTGGGGGTGCGGCCGCATGACCACCAGGTGATGTGGCACACCACCGTGGTGGATGCCTACCTGGGACAGGTGGACCAGTTCCTGGAGcggctgctcctgctgatgCACCTGACTGCTGGGCAGCCGGCGCGGGCcactgagctgctggggatCCGACACAGCAACACTGTGTGTGGCCAGCATCGCAATCTCTTCATCGAGCATGGGGTGGTCAGTCTGGTGACGGCATACCACAAGGGATACAGCATGACAGGGTCCaccaagatcatccatcgCTACCTCCCGGCGGAGGTCAGTGAGCTTGTGGTGTACTATCTATGGCTGATCCTGCCCTTTGCACGGGCAGTGCAGGCCCTGGCCCATGGCACCCGGCAGGCACGCTCCCCCTTCCTGTGGCCACGGGGCCCCAATCTGGCAGCGGGGGCATGGGACAGTGGCCGGCTGCGGGGGGTGCTCCAGCGTGAGGCCCACATACATCTGCAGACCAAGCTCAATGTGATTTCCTGGCGGCATGCAGCAATTGCCATCTCCCGGGCACACCTGCAGTGTGGTGGGTTCAAGCGTGACTACAGTGCCGATGATGGGCTGATCGACCAGCAAGCCGGCCATGGGTCCTGGGCTGCTGGGACGGTGTATGCCCGGGGGCTGCAGGAGGCACCTGGCCATATCCAGGCACGGCGGGTGCAATACCGGGCCATCAGTCGGGAGTGGCATGCCTTCCTAGGGTTTCAGGTATCACTAGGCCCGCGGAAGCGGGGCTGGGGGGAGGGAAAAGGGGAGGAGCCAGCAGCaaagcggcagcggcagcagcagccgtatGTGACTGTTGAGATGAAAGAGAACTAG
- a CDS encoding uncharacterized protein (COG:L;~EggNog:ENOG410PI7H;~InterPro:IPR027417,IPR014001,IPR001650,IPR011545;~PFAM:PF00271,PF00270;~TransMembrane:1 (o1148-1171i);~go_function: GO:0003676 - nucleic acid binding [Evidence IEA];~go_function: GO:0005524 - ATP binding [Evidence IEA]) — translation MQEWCGPLPVYGMTARQQRKWQILWQLAMPTMARPQQAPHRARARAVHMFPGAGRILEQGGNPGSYRATEGRGVSPGDQPTAGHGVSPEHVEEAEETGNAGSTEPAWMMSPMERACLEFCIELLNQRHRAHEYESPLLPPILSRMIKLARFMVVQKALWLDPHVGDIIQMWQAQASTANGTVNGTVNGTVNGTPASPIAWPLASADAQLADIDEGCDSASPTRHTPTTVHDRPSFHDHVQQMVSRFMIRGTHGPMQTLLDWRTYGLKIHYNSTAPGHVAWMGADELLYKDLHFTMGEFRGFIHGLVGATRELLCELLCIADGSSSAHTPSTMPLPAIPWQGLYDDPTQGHPGWNFLHDRRTRWPVDGRWWMIQRLRTERPVQQQFMRRGAIHGPLVAQYLARVARFKEKLAVAIHMTAGQPARAPELLSVQYVNTPNNQFRNVFIEDGMVTLVTAYHKGFHASNDSKLIHRYVPRAVGELVVWYMWLAMPFIGQLTAWQAGTAHGTVNGTSNGMSNGTSNGTWNGMSNGTSNGMSNGTSNGTLNGTRAGTVNGTVNGTVNGMSNGTSNGTLNSTLNSTWNGTQAGTLNGTLNGTANGILNGTLIGTQAGTANGTRASTVNGTSNSTLNGTWNGTRAGTVNGTLNGRANGTLNGTSNGTANGISNDTLNGTSNSTLNGTSNSMLNGTTNSIPIGTRAGTVNGTSNSTLNGTWNGTPNGTVNGMLNGRLNGTSNSTSNSTPIGTPIGTQAGTSNAMSNGTTIGTPNGTANGTLNGTLIGTSNGTPAWQPPSPYLWGPDPGMQRPWTPERFREVLKRETQARLGQALNIPAYRDIAIGISRRFLRASSTFTSDRQDETEQAAALDADCEDGMDADQWMAHMTDLQAGHSSHVAGMVYGRQLMEQAGTTSHRRAMFRQSSVDWHQFLGFGCGTGVPGDVHADIDAGGLRAGLVDEGSCPSRRPGQEQVRARLVDDPGQEWVRACLVDDPGQEWVRACLVNDPGQERVRARLVSDPSQEGVRARLVDEGNRPIHHPGQERVRARLVDEGSCPIHHPGQERVRACLVNDPGQERVRARPVLGKRKRAPWQVEAEEHHMERRHQLQTMDMAAALQQMTGQAGMQFQGIQAPAMAAIQQGKSPVVAVMPTGGGKSMLFMLPAWAVPGGTTIVVVPLISLRQDMQQRCRRLGIPCMAWDRQQPCDEAAIVLVTPESAVTPDFHSFINRLVVMQRLDRVVIDECHIIMNQQKNFRSAMAQLGKLVRARTQMVFLTATLPPEMEPEFSQRIHHPQDQIDIYRARTSRGNVAYGVWRPPIPHTAPHGYGWEQDAWIIQFLQAQLQWARARGGKMVIYANRVHQVQAMAAVLGCEAYFSGQVDRGGILGRFMGGDSTVLCATSALGMGVDIPNIRVIIHLGTPRTLLDYAQESGRAGRDGQASQAIIIQPAGWAEDERQLGTPEVELVQQYMGVVAALRG, via the exons atgcaggagtggtgtggcccactgcccgtgtatgggatgaccgcgcggcagcagcggaagtggcagatcttgtggcagcttgccatgcccaccatggcgaggccccaacaggcgccccatcgagcccgggctcgggcggtccatatgttccccggggccggtcggatcctagaacagggtgggaaccccggcagttatcgggccacagaggggcgtggggtgagccccggagatcagcccacagccgggcatggggtgagccccgagcatgtggaagaagcagaggagactggcaatgcaggcagcaccgagccggcatggatgatgagcccaatggagcgtgcctgcttggagttttgcattgagctgctcaaccagcgccaccgtgcccatgaatatgaaagccccctt ttaccccccattttatcgcggatgatcaagcttgcgcggttcatggtggtgcagaaggcactgtggttggatccccatgtgggggacattattcagatgtggcaggcacaggctagcacggcgaatggcacagtgaatggcacagtgaatggcacagtgaatggcacaccggctagcccaatagcatggccgttggccagtgcagatgcccaactggccgatatcgatgagggctgtgatagtgccagtcccacacgccacacccccaccacggtgcacgatcgcccgtcatttcatgaccatgtgcagcagatggtcagccgcttcatgatccgtggcacccatgggcccatgcagacattgctcgactggcgcacatatgggttgaagatccattacaatagcacggcgccgggccatgtggcgtggatgggagccgatgagctgttgtacaaggatctgcatttcacgatgggtgaattccgtgggttcatccacgggttggttggggccacacgggagctgctgtgtgaactattatgtattgccgatggttccagcagcgcccacaccccaagcaccatgccgctgcccgccatcccgtggcagggcttgtatgatgatcccacccaggggcacccgggctggaacttttTGCACGATCGCCGAacccggtggcccgtggatggccggtggtggatgatccagcggctgcgcacagagcgccccgtgcagcagcaattcatgcgccggggggcgatccacggcccattggtggcacagtatctggcccgggtggcccggttcaaggagaaactggccgtggccatccatatgacggcggggcagccggcacgggcccccgagctgctcagtgtgcagtatgtcaacacgccgaacaaccaattccgcaatgtgttcattgaggatgggatggtgacactggtgactgcataccacaagggcttccatgcgagcaacgacagcaagctgatccaccggtatgtgccacgggcggtcggggagttggtggtgtggtatatgtggctggcgatgccattcattggccagttgacagcgtggcaggccggcactgcgcatggcacggtgaatggcacatcgaatggtatgtcaaatggcacatcgaacggcacatggaatggtatgtcgaatggcacatcgaatggtatgtcgaatggcacatcgaacggcacattgaatggcacacgagccggcacggtgaatggcacggtgaatggtacagtgaatggcatgtcgaacggcacatcgaacggcacattgaacagcacattgaacagcacatggaatggcacacaagccggcacattgaatggcacactgaatggcacggcgaacggcatactgaatggcacactgattggcacacaagccggcacggcgaatggcacacgagccagcacggtgaatggcacatcaaacagcacattgaacggcacatggaatggcacacgagccggcacggtcaatggcacactgaatggcagggcgaacggcacactgaatggcacatcaaacggcacagcaaatggcatatcaaacgacacactgaatggcacatcgaacagcacattgaacggcacatcgaacagcatgttgaacggcacaacaaacagcataccgattggcacacgagctggcacagtgaatggcacatcgaacagcacattgaacggcacatggaatggcacaccaaatggtacggtgaatggcatgttgaatggtagactgaacggcacatcaaacagcacatcgaacagcacaccgattggcacaccgattggcacacaggccggcacatcaaatgccatgtcgaatggcacaacgattggcacaccgaatggcacggcgaacggcacactgaatggcacattgattggcacgtcgaacggcacaccggcatggcagccccccagcccatatttatggggccccgacccgggcatgcagcggccatggacccccgagcgattccgggaggtgttgaagcgggagacccaggcccggctcggccaggcattgaatattccggcgtaccgggacattgccattggcatcagccggcg gttcctgcgggcatccagcacattcaccagtgaccgccaggatgaaacggagcaggcggcggcattggatgctgactgtgaggacggcatggatgcggaccagtggatggcgcatatgacggatttacaggcgggccattcatcgcacgtggcggggatggtatatgggcggcagctgatggagcaggcgggcacaacaagccaccggcgggcaatgttccggcagtccagtgtggattggcaccagtttctggggttcggctgcggcacgggggttccaggagatgtccatgccgacattgatgccggtgggcttcgggctggcttggtggatgaaggcagctgtccaagccgccgtcccggtcaggaacaggttagggctcgcttggtggatgatcccggtcaggaatgggttagggcttgcttggtggatgatcccggtcaggaatgggttagggcttgcttggtgaatgatcccggtcaggaacgggttagggctcgcttggtgagtgatcccagtcaggaaggggttagggctcgcttggtggatgaaggcaaccgtccaattcaccatcccggtcaggaacgggttagggctcgcttggtggatgaaggtagctgtccaattcaccatcccggtcaggaacgggttagggcttgcttggtgaatgatcccggtcaggaacgggttagggctcgccccgtgcttgggaaacgcaagcgggccccatggcaggtggaggctgaggagcaccacatggagcggcgccaccagctgcagaccatggacatggccgctgcgctgcagcagatgaccggtcaggccggcatgcagttccagggcatccaggcacccgccatggcggcgatccagcagggcaagagccccgtggtggcagtcatgcccaccggcggtgggaaaagcatgttattcatgttgcccgcgtgggccgtccccgggggcaccaccattgtggtggtgccattgatctcgctgcggcaggatatgcagcagcggtgccggcggctaggcatcccatgtatggcatgggaccggcagcagccatgtgatgaagcagccattgtgctggtcacaccggaatcggctgtcacccccgatttccattcattcatcaaccggttggtggtgatgcagcggctggaccgggtggtgattgatgaatgccacatcattatgaaccagcagaagaacttccggtccgccatggcacagcttgggaagctcgttcgggcccgtacacagatggtgtttttaacggccacattgccccccgagatggaaccggagttcagccagcgcattcaccacccacaggatcagatcgatatatatcgggcccgcacgagccgcggcaatgtggcatatggggtgtggcggccaccgattccacacactgcaccacatggatatggatgggagcaggatgcctggattattcagttcctgcaggcgcagctccagtgggcccgggcccggggggggaagatggtgatatatgccaaccgggtccaccaggtgcaggcgatggcggcggtattgggatgtgaggcgtatttcagtgggcaggtggaccggggtgggattttggggcggttcatgggaggggattccacagtgctttgcgcgaccagtgcattgggcatgggggttgatattccgaatatccgagtgatcattcatcttgggaCACCCCGGACGTTATTGGATTATGCACAGGAAAGCGGGCGAGCCGGGCGGGATGGGCAGGCCAGCCAGGCGATCATTATCCAGCCGGCGGggtgggcggaggatgagcgacagctgggcacaccggaggtggagctggtgcagcaatacatgggggtggtggcag cattgcggggatga
- a CDS encoding uncharacterized protein (COG:S;~EggNog:ENOG410QEA6;~InterPro:IPR022698,IPR013087;~PFAM:PF12013), translating to MDLFLYNDTHRLWICGPCGFAVRPAHLAAHLANRHPKHPSAATPALRRAACALMLKRPCWDPAREPDRPVPPPPAPGSPPVPGLPVHPGYRCPHPDCAYIVCNPESLLRHRTRIHADRRPRGRQPPASQVSPLPLYRTVSCQRFFPSGAGSGFFQVTPPAHTERARQAATMGEVEFIRRQVAGALAEDAAAAEAGAQQVPDPDAKAPTEISPWLELTRWPEFLHGHAFTAVAPLAAPPDPTAEPLLTVFSASVERLIEAAYQSIKTRRINEFDQIRINSFLQRPRVWDRPILIQLRPSTYRAYRQVWQRLICFAYRTSRPNAAVQLGHQLTTAQLAALDRMETAAAELLSLPSPPLCTPGPGAADHPPWTTGGGPWVVIQTPRGGDRDRDPEGDRRTERRHAAYEQLDHACLDLSIALLDHPLKGDLFESAVVAFLAVLGVDVEKQTFRDPYAFTSSLSGLIKMAQMLVAQRAVQMADHGQVEHPADALEAMRERFLLPGVAAPFNWLTRAAHVWQAHPEHHHQSGIYLLER from the exons ATGGACCTCTTCCTCTACAACGACACCCATCGCCTGTGGATCTGTGGTCCCTGTGGATTCGCCGTGCGGCCCGCCCATCTCGCCGCCCACCTGGCCAACCGCCATCCCAAGCATCCCTCCGCGGCCACCCCGGCCCTCCGCCGGGCCGCCTGTGCCCTGATGCTCAAGCGGCCCTGCTGGGACCCCGCGCGGGAGCCTGACCGTCCGGTCCCGCCGCCCCCGGCCCCGGGGAGTCCGCCGGTCCCGGGGCTCCCCGTCCACCCGGGCTATCGCTGCCCCCACCCCGACTGTGCCTACATCGTGTGCAATCCTGAGAGCCTCCTGCGGCACCGGACCCGGATCCATGCGGACCGTCGACCCCGGGGCCGACAGCCCCCGGCCAGCCAGGTGTCCCCGCTGCCCCTGTATCGGACCGTCAGCTGTCAgcgcttcttcccctccggtGCCGGCAGCGGTTTCTTCCAGGTCACCCCACCCGCGCACACGGAGCGGGCCCGCCAGGCGGCCACCATGGGTGAGGTGGAGTTCATCCGGAGGCAGGTGGCCGGGGCCCTCGCCGAGgacgcggcggcggcggaggccggGGCCCAGCAGGTGCCGGACCCGGATGCCAAAGCGCCCACCGAGATATCCCCCTGGCTGGAGCTCACCCGGTGGCCCGAGTTCCTGCATGGGCATGCCTTCACAGCGGTAGCCCCGCTGGCTGCACCACCGGATCCCACAGCTGAGCCCCTTCTGACAGTGTTCAGCGCCAGCGTCGAGCGGCTGATCGAGGCGGCCTACCAGTCCATCAAGACGCGGCGGATCAACGAGTTTGACCAG ATCCGAATCAACAGCTTCCTGCAACGGCCACGGGTGTGGGACCGGCCCATCCTGATCCAGCTCCGGCCCTCCACCTACCGGGCCTACCGGCAGGTCTGGCAGCGGCTGATCTGCTTCGCCTACCGCACCAGCCGCCCCAATGCAGCCGTGCAGCTCGGCCACCAGCTCACCACTGCACAGCTGGCGGCCctggaccggatggagacggCGGCAGCGGAGCTGCTGTCATTGCCCTCGCCACCACTCTGCACACCCGGGCCCGGGGCggcggatcatccaccatggaccacaGGAGGGGGCCCATGGGTCGTCATCCAGACGCCCCGTGGGGGGGATCGGGATCGGGACCCGGAGGGGGACCGGAGGACCGAGCGGCGCCATGCAGCATATGAGCAACTGGACCATGCCTGCCTGGACCTGTCCATCGCGCTGCTGGACCACCCACTGAAAGGGGATCTCTTTGAGAGTGCGGTGGTGGCCTTCCTGGcagtgttgggggtggatgtGGAGAAACAGACCTTCCGGGACCCCTACGCGTTCACCAGCTCCCTGTCCGGGCTGATCAAGATGGCCCAGATGCTGGTGGCGCAGCGCGCGGTGCAGATGGCGGACCATGGTCAGGTTGAGCACCCGGCAGATGCCCTGGAGGCCATGCGGGAGCGGTTCCTCCTCCCGGGGGTGGCTGCCCCCTTCAACTGGCTCACACGGGCTGCGCACGTTTGGCAAGCGCATCcagaacaccaccaccagtctgGGATATATCTACTGGAGCGATGA
- a CDS encoding uncharacterized protein (COG:L;~EggNog:ENOG410PI7H) produces the protein MVVQKALWLDPHVGDIIQMWQAQASTANGTVNGTVNGTVNGTVNGTVNGTVNGMVNGTPNGTPNGTPNGTPNGTPNGTPASPIAWPLASADAQLADIDEGCDSASPTRHTPTTVHDRPSFHDHVQQMVSRFMIRGTHGPMQTLLDWRTYGLKIHYNSTAPGHVAWMGADELLYKDLHFTMGEFRGFIHRLVGATRELLCELLCIADGSSSAHTPSTMPLPAIPWQGLYDDPTQGHPGWNFLHDRRTRWPVDGRWWMIQRLRTERPVQQQFMRRGAIHGPLVAQYLARVARFKEKLAVAIHMTAGQPARAPELLSVQYVNTPNNQFCNVFIEDGMVTLVTAYHKGFHASNDSKLIHQYVPRAVGELVVWYMWLAMPFIDQLTAWQAGTAHGTVNGTVNGTVNGMSNGTSNGTSNGTANGISNGTLNGTSNSTLNGTSNGTSNGTSNGTLNGTSNSTLNGTWNGTPNGTVNGMSNGRLNGTSNSTSNGTPIGTPIGTQAGTSNAMSNGTTIGTSNGTSNGTLNGTANGTSNSTLNGTLNSTLNGTWNGTPNGTVNGTLNGTLNGTANGTRAGTVDGTSNSTLNGTWNGTRAGTVNGTLNGTANGTLNGSLIGTSNGTPAWQPPSPYLWGPDPGMQRPWTPIP, from the coding sequence atggtggtgcagaaggcactgtggttggatccccatgtgggggacattattcagatgtggcaggcacaggctagcacggcgaatggcacagtgaatggcacagtgaatggcacagtgaatggcacagtgaatggcacagtgaatggcacagtgaatggcatggtgaatggcactccgaatggcactccgaatggcactccgaatggcactccgaatggcactccaaatggcacaccggctagcccaatagcatggccgttggccagtgcagatgcccaactggccgatatcgatgagggctgtgatagtgccagtcccacacgccacacccccaccacggtgcacgatcgcccgtcatttcatgaccatgtgcagcagatggtcagccgcttcatgatccgtggcacccatgggcccatgcagacattgctcgactggcgcacatatgggttgaagatccattacaatagcacggcgccgggccatgtggcgtggatgggagccgatgagctgttgtacaaggatctgcatttcacgatgggtgaattccgtgggttcatccacaggctggttggggccacacgggagctgctgtgtgaactattatgtattgccgatggttccagcagcgcccacaccccaagcaccatgccgctgcccgccatcccgtggcagggcttgtatgatgatcccacccaggggcacccgggctggaactttttgcatgatcgccggacccggtggcccgtggatggccggtggtggatgatccagcggctgcgcacagagcgccccgtgcagcagcaattcatgcgccggggggcgatccacggcccattggtggcacagtatctggcccgggtggcccggttcaaggagaaactggccgtggccatccatatgacggcagggcagccggcacgggcccccgagctgctcagtgtgcagtatgtcaacacgccgaacaaccaattctgcaatgtgttcattgaggatgggatggtgacactggtgactgcataccacaagggcttccatgcgagcaacgacagcaagctgatccaccagtatgtgccacgggcggtcggggagttggtggtgtggtatatgtggctggcgatgccattcattgaccagttgacagcgtggcaggccggcactgcgcatggcacggtgaatggcacggtgaatggtacagtgaatggcatgtcgaatggcacatcgaacggcacatcaaacggcacagcgaatggcatatcaaacggcacactgaatggcacatcgaacagcacattgaacggcacatcgaacggcacatcgaatggcacatcaaacggcacactgaatggcacatcgaacagcacattgaacggcacatggaatggcacaccgaatggtacggtgaatggcatgtcgaatggtagactgaacggcacatcaaacagcacatcgaacggcacaccgattggcacaccgattggcacacaggccggcacatcaaatgccatgtcgaatggcacaacgattggcacatcgaacggcacatcgaatggcacattgaacggcacagcgaacggcacatcaaacagcacactgaatggcacattgaacagcacattgaacggcacatggaatggcacaccgaatggtacggtgaatggcacattgaatggcacactgaatggcacggcgaatggcacacgagccggcacggtcgatggcacatcaaacagcacattgaacggcacatggaatggcacacgagccggcacggtcaatggcacactgaatggcacggcgaacggcacactgaatggctcattgattggcacgtcgaacggcacaccggcatggcagccccccagcccatatttatggggccccgacccgggcatgcagcggccatggacccCTATACCCTAG
- a CDS encoding uncharacterized protein (COG:S;~EggNog:ENOG410PTJJ;~InterPro:IPR032567,IPR005162,IPR036875;~PFAM:PF03732;~go_function: GO:0003676 - nucleic acid binding [Evidence IEA];~go_function: GO:0008270 - zinc ion binding [Evidence IEA]), translating to MDPFQELRNEFSSTIRALQNEIESVKNEPKPLQRPKPCLPDPEKFNGQSLKFDTWLASMKAKLRIDAPAIGDAVAQFYYVYLNLESKVQALVLPQLSYAEDTNTWDYNTILDQLSLVYDNPNKVQEAEDYLLVLKQDSGESVAAYIAKFERILYEAKGKDWPDVTKISAFRKGLNPTLRGRLNQQLNLPKSYTDFLRVVQQLGSHSFSSNSTNVSHSQSHQSGSHTKSDPMDLSVININSLSAASTSLDERNRRRQQGSCVRCGSSDHWVKDCSMKAHKESNKIWNQQMIARLEANRLDDLNDLDD from the coding sequence atggacccctttcaagaactccgaaacgaattttcttctacgatccgcgccctccagaatgaaatcgaatccgtcaaaaatgaacccaaaccacttcaacgaccaaagccatgcctccctgatcccgagaaattcaatggccaatctttgaagtttgatacctggcttgcttcgatgaaggctaagcttaggattgatgctccagctattggtgatgcagtggctcagttctactatgtctatctgaatctggaaagcaaagtccaagctctagttcttccccagttatcttatgcagaagacaccaacacctgggattacaacaccatccttgatcaactatctctggtttatgacaaccccaacaaggttcaagaagctgaagattatctactagtcctaaagcaggatagtggtgaatctgtggcagcctacatcgccaagtttgagaggattctttatgaggcaaagggcaaagattggcctgatgtcaccaagatttcagcgttcaggaaaggcctcaatcctactctccgaggacgtctcaaccagcagttgaatcttccaaaatcatacactgatttccttcgtgtggttcaacaattgggaagtcattctttcagctcaaattccaccaatgtttcccactctcaatcacaccaatctggctctcacaccaagtctgatcctatggacctcagcgtcatcaatatcaactccctgtcagcagcgtccacctccctagatgaaaggaacagacgacgacaacaaggatcctgtgtgagatgtggctcctctgatcattgggtgaaggattgttccatgaaggcacacaaggaatccaataaaatatggaaccagcagatgattgcaaggttagaggcaaaccgtcttgatgaccttaatgatctcgatgattga